A segment of the Parasphingopyxis algicola genome:
CCGAGGTCACCCTGCAACCGATCAAGCGCTTCGGGTTCGACGGGGCGATCCTCTTTTCCGACATTCTCGTCATCCCGCATGCGTTGGGCCAGGACCTGCGCTTCGTGGCCGGAGAGGGCCCGCGACTCTCGCCGCCGCTGGTCGATAGCGCGCTTGCCGCACTCGAAACGGCGCCCGAGCGCCTGGACCCGGTCTACAGAACGGTCGCCCTGGTTGCCGAAGCCCTGCCGCCCGCAACGACCTTTCTCGGCTTTGCCGGCAGCCCCTGGACCGTGGCGACCTATATGGTCGCGGGGCAGGGCAGCCGCGACCAGGGCGAGACCCGGCGCATGGCCTATGGCGATCCGGAGGCGTTCGGCGCGATCATCGATGCGATCGCCGACAGCACGATCGAATATCTCGGCAGGCAGATCGATGCCGGGGTCGATGCGGTCCAGCTGTTCGACAGCTGGTCGGGAAGCCTGTCGCCGGCCCAGTTCGAACAATGGGTGATCGGGCCGACCGAGACAATCGTGTCCGCCCTGCGCGCCCGCCATCCCGATACGCCGATCATCGGTTTTCCCAAGGGCGCGGGCGAAAAACTGCCGGCCTATGCGCGCGAAACCCGTGTCGATGCGCTCGGCCTCGACGAGACGATCGATCCCGAATGGGCGGCGGAGGCCTTGCCGTCCGATCTTCCGGTGCAGGGCAATCTCGATCCGCTGGCGCTGATCGCCGGCGGCGAGCGGCTCGATCATGCCATCGACCGGATAAAAAGGGCTTTCGCCGGCCGCCCGCATGTGTTCAATCTGGGCCATGGAATTCTGCCCGACACCCCGATCGCCCATGTCGAGCATCTGCTGGCGCGGGTGCGCGAAGGATAGGCGATGACGGAAGTCCTGACGCTTGCCTATCCCTGGCTAAGGGCCGCGCATATCATCTTCGTGATCTTCTGGATGGCGGGCCTGTTCATGCTGCCGCGCTTCTTCGTCTATCATCAGGAAGCGCCCGAGGGGTCGGAGGAGGCAAGCCGCTGGATCGAGCGCGAGGATAAGCTGGCGACGATCATCCTGAACCCCTCGATGCTGATCGTCTGGGTGCTTGGGCTGACGCTGGCCTATTATCTCAATATCTGGAGCCAGCCCTGGTTTCACGCGAAGCTCTTCTTCGTGATCGCGCTGTCCGGCTATCAGGGCTGGCTGATGGCCTATCGCAAGAAGCTCGCGCGCGGCGAACGCCCGCTCTCGGGCAAGCGGCTCCGCATGCTCAACGAAGTGCCCGGAATTGCCGTGGCCGTGATCGTGATACTGGTCATCGTTCGGCCCTTCTGACGCTCGGTCGGGCGCCGCTTTGTCTTGACTTGACCGGCATCGCTCCCTAATTCGCACGGCAAGCAACCGCCGCCCTTCCTTGCGCGGCGCGACACTTTTCCGGCGCATCTTTCTCAGGCACCGACGCTTTTCCAAATTCTATTTTCCGCCAGGAATCCATTATGCATCTCAAAGACTTGAAACAGAAGAAGCCGGCCGAGCTGGTCAAGATGGCCGAGGATCTCGGCGTCGAGGGCGCCTCGACCCTGCGCAAGCAGGACCTGCTGTTCGGCATTCTCAAGGCCGAGAGCGAGAATGGCGAACAGATCATGGGCATGGGCACGATCGAAGTGCTGCCCGACGGCTTCGGTTTCCTCAGAAGCCCCGAAGCGAATTACCTCGCCGGCCCCGACGATATCTACGTCTCGCCCAACCAGGTCCGCAAGTTCGGCCTCAGGACGGGCGACACCGTCGAAGGCGAAATTCGCGGGCCCAAGGACGGCGAGCGCTATTTCGCGCTGACCAAGGTCACCGAGATCAATTTCGACGATCCCGAATATCTGCGCACGCGCGTCAATTTCGACAATCTGACGCCGCTCTATCCCGACGAAAAACTGACGCTCGACAGCGACGACCCGACGATCAAGGACAAGTCGGCGCGCGTCATCGACATCATTTCGCCGCAGGGCAAGGGCCAGCGCGCGCTGATCGTCGCGCCGCCGCGCACCGGTAAGACCGTGCTGCTGCAGAACATCGCCAAGGCGATCACCGACAACCATCCCGAAGTCTATCTGATCGTGCTGCTGATCGACGAGCGGCCCGAGGAAGTCACCGACATGCAGCGCTCGGTCAATGGCGAGGTCATCTCCTCGACCTTCGACGAACCGGCCCAGCGCCACGTCCAGGTTGCCGAAATGGTGATCGAAAAGGCCAAGCGCCTCGTCGAGCACAAGAAGGACGTGGTGATCCTGCTCGACTCGATCACGCGTCTCGGCCGTGCCTACAACACCGTCGTGCCGAGCTCGGGCAAGGTGCTGACCGGCGGTGTCGACGCCAACGCTTTGCAGCGGCCCAAGCGCTTCTTCGGCGCCGCACGCAATATCGAGGAGGGCGGTTCACTCTCGATCATCGCGACTGCGCTGATCGACACCGGCAGCCGGATGGACGAGGTTATCTTCGAAGAGTTCAAGGGCACCGGCAACTCGGAAATCGTGCTCGACCGCAAAGTCTCCGACAAGCGCATCTTCCCGGCGCTCGATGTCGGCAAGTCCGGCACGCGCAAGGAGGAACTGCTCGTCGACAAGGACAATCTCGCCAAGATGTGGGTCTTGCGCCGCATCCTCATGCAGATGGGCACCGTCGACGCGATGGAGTTCCTGCTCGACAAGATGAAGGATTCGAAGACCAACGAGGATTTCTTCGACTCGATGAACCAGTAGGACGAACGGAACGTTGTCCGACCGATGATCGATCTCTTCTCCCTCATCCATATCGCCAGCGACGCGGCGCAGGGCGGACTCGGGTCGCCGGCCGAGATCTGGCGGGCGATCATCCACGACTTTTCCAATCTGAACGAGCCTGCGGCCATGGCGGCGTTCGGCCAGGTCGTGTTGATCGATCTCGTCTTCGCCGCGGACAATGCAATCGTCGTCGGCGCGCTGGCGGGCGGTCTGCCCGCCGAGCAGCGGCGCAAGGTCATCCTGATCGGTATCGGCGCAGCGCTCGTGCTGCGCATCTTCTTCGCGCTGATCGTCAGCGTGCTGCTCGGCATCGTCGGGCTAATCCTCGCGGGCGGCCTGCTGCTGCTCTGGGTGGCCTGGAAATTCTGGCGCGAGCTTCGGCATGAAGGCGAGTCCGCAGGCTCCGTGGAAATCGAGGGCGACGAGCATTCGGGTCTGAAACCGGCGCGCAGCTTCTGGGGCGCGGTCTGGGCGGTGACGGCGGCGGACGTCTCGATGAGCCTCGACAATGTGCTCGGCGTGGCCGGCGCGGCGCGCGAACATCCGGGCATTCTCGTCATCGGCCTCTTTTTGTCGGTGGCGCTGATGGGCCTCGCGGCGAATATCATCGCCCGCTATATAGAGCGCTACA
Coding sequences within it:
- the hemE gene encoding uroporphyrinogen decarboxylase; translation: MEEPLEASDTRQTDKKLLDVLRGGRADPPPVWLMRQAGRYLPEYRALRAEKGGFLDLVHDSEAAAEVTLQPIKRFGFDGAILFSDILVIPHALGQDLRFVAGEGPRLSPPLVDSALAALETAPERLDPVYRTVALVAEALPPATTFLGFAGSPWTVATYMVAGQGSRDQGETRRMAYGDPEAFGAIIDAIADSTIEYLGRQIDAGVDAVQLFDSWSGSLSPAQFEQWVIGPTETIVSALRARHPDTPIIGFPKGAGEKLPAYARETRVDALGLDETIDPEWAAEALPSDLPVQGNLDPLALIAGGERLDHAIDRIKRAFAGRPHVFNLGHGILPDTPIAHVEHLLARVREG
- a CDS encoding CopD family protein; translation: MTEVLTLAYPWLRAAHIIFVIFWMAGLFMLPRFFVYHQEAPEGSEEASRWIEREDKLATIILNPSMLIVWVLGLTLAYYLNIWSQPWFHAKLFFVIALSGYQGWLMAYRKKLARGERPLSGKRLRMLNEVPGIAVAVIVILVIVRPF
- the rho gene encoding transcription termination factor Rho, which encodes MHLKDLKQKKPAELVKMAEDLGVEGASTLRKQDLLFGILKAESENGEQIMGMGTIEVLPDGFGFLRSPEANYLAGPDDIYVSPNQVRKFGLRTGDTVEGEIRGPKDGERYFALTKVTEINFDDPEYLRTRVNFDNLTPLYPDEKLTLDSDDPTIKDKSARVIDIISPQGKGQRALIVAPPRTGKTVLLQNIAKAITDNHPEVYLIVLLIDERPEEVTDMQRSVNGEVISSTFDEPAQRHVQVAEMVIEKAKRLVEHKKDVVILLDSITRLGRAYNTVVPSSGKVLTGGVDANALQRPKRFFGAARNIEEGGSLSIIATALIDTGSRMDEVIFEEFKGTGNSEIVLDRKVSDKRIFPALDVGKSGTRKEELLVDKDNLAKMWVLRRILMQMGTVDAMEFLLDKMKDSKTNEDFFDSMNQ
- a CDS encoding TerC family protein, with the translated sequence MIDLFSLIHIASDAAQGGLGSPAEIWRAIIHDFSNLNEPAAMAAFGQVVLIDLVFAADNAIVVGALAGGLPAEQRRKVILIGIGAALVLRIFFALIVSVLLGIVGLILAGGLLLLWVAWKFWRELRHEGESAGSVEIEGDEHSGLKPARSFWGAVWAVTAADVSMSLDNVLGVAGAAREHPGILVIGLFLSVALMGLAANIIARYIERYKWIAYIGLLVILWVAVRMIYEGTIDPEIGLMTLFG